ggccgccgccggcgcggtgtcgttggccgaacagctgatagcgaatttatacgttgttttaatccattgctgttttttgtgaaaaacagtaatatggcggattttttttcatattcatgttgcattgtgtagtattaacgaaataataccaaaaaaattaaaaaaaaacgcataaaaattcggaaaaatcaagaaaaaaccgatgaaaattttcagcgccataagcaccagaatcgtgtctagaatcatttttttttcgttttcggtaggctgtcttTTACACCCTGTAGATCCCGAAAATGTTAGGTTAGGATTTTTAGTTAGGTTTTTGTTAAGACTTCCAATGACATAGTATTCTTCAgctttcaaatgttttaagATTGATGTCAGAATACAGACAATAGAGACCTAAGgacaaattacataaaaaaataggttttagtATTCCTACATAATCTCTGAATATTTAAAGTAGCGGTTGATGCATTCGTATATGCATCTGAGCGATTTGTGAGCCTATCCCGATGATGGAATCTACGGATAGATTTATACGTTTCCTGTACAAAATACAATGTCATaacgtatgtatgtaggtataattacAGTTCCTTgtaattatacctacatacatacgttATGACAGGGCATCATTTCATGAAGATAATTGTCTCTACcaacaaaatattacacgaatAATCCGATGCCGTTACACATTTGGATCAGCGAAAACGTTATTTATAGAATTGATGTGTCTAttgttaatgataattataaacaaagcatTGTTTGAGTCACGTATTTTAGCTAATTAGTCGAAATTCTAGTAATTTTCCCTTCGCACTCACGTTTTTCACGTCGACAGTATAAATGCGCTAGGATTATTTTCGCGTCAAAAATATACGTCACACGTGAGAGCATCAAGGCCGTAGTCATTTAGTAACTATCGATATAATCATGTATTATAACAATTCACGTCATCGCTTATCAGAGAGAAATACAAAgtgaaaacaattttacaatgaTTACACTCCAGTTCTCCGAAATAAATAAGATAGGCTTTAGGcagtttcaaaaatgttattaaaactgaCAAGATAAATAACGACAtctgtttaaataaatgattaagcaaattaaacaatcaatttaaacataaaatatcacacactggtaatttttttacataaaactttaaCTTGATGCCCGACAAATTCATCAAACCATTTCACATTTTTCCTGCTGCTAAACAAACATAAACCATGACGTCGCGGTAAGAacaactgtaaaaaaaaacataaaaagaaaattgatttCGTCGAGTTCGAACTTCTAATACCTAAGCTGACAccattaaataagaaaaaaataatatggcaCGCGCAATTATTTTTTcggaagtaaaaaaaaaatatcattctcATGGTTTATGGCGTACCTTACCTGTTCCTTAAATCCTTTCTCACGAGGCTTACAAATGCTCTACCGTATAACTGAAGAACGCTAATGTTGTTGGGAGTCGCCCGGCGGAAGATGCTCCATCTTCGCGTGGGTTCTGTTTTAGCTGCTGAACGTCAGCTGGGCGAGGAGCACTTCCGAGCTGGCTACCAGGACGCCGTCGCCGAAGTCCTAAGGTTCCTGGTCGAGGTGCAGGGCTACGGGCCTGGCGATGGACTCTGTGCACAACTCGCCGCGCATATGCAGAGGCACTGTGATGCAGTTACCAAAGGTATGGAATCTAGAATACAAGTTGACTAAAAAGCACAATACTATGTTGTACTAGTTGTCCCTCGGGCCTGTAAATTTCGGCCGCCTCCGAGAAAAAGGGGATGATACCGagtaaaaagttttacaatactTTAGACACATTTATATCTCAGACTAAGACTTTTAAGAAATGAGGTGTCAATTTGTCAAGTCTCTAACCCTAAGTAGGATGGGCGCTAGAGGAACAGCTCACCCAATTTCTCTTGATCTAAAAAGAGGCAACAATGGCCAATACATTAATCTTGTCTTATTTCTCCAGGCGAGTCAGTCCCGCGCGACAAGTCCCGGTCGCAAGGCTCGGGCTCGGAGACGGCGTCGTCGTCGAGCAGCTCGCACGGGTACGCGTCGGCGCCGCCCGGCGTCATAGCGCAGGcaccgccgcccgcgccgcccgccttCGTCACCGAGCCCTACGACGACAGGCACCCGGAACAAAACTATCCCATGGAGTGTGATAGAGGTAAGCATTAAAACCTAATGGCACTCGATTTCTGAATGgtaaacttttgtttaaattacatgTCTATTAAACTACATTAGTAAGAAAAGTCATGCTCCAAAAACTCTTTTTAGTTGtgagaaatatattattattaaagtacatGATATGGCATAATCTATGCCGCTAAaccatatttatttgaaaatgttagttTCAGTGCCGCAGACGCCCGCTGTGCCGGAAGGTGAAAGCCTGCCGGAGGCGGAGCCCCTCCCGCTGGACGGACGACGCAAGAGGGAGCCCACACTCCGCGCGGTGAGGAAGCCAGAACACACCGAGGATTACCTGCATTCGTACAAGTTCAAGAACTCCATAGAAAGGCGATTTTCAAGGTCGCAGGATAAcgaggtaatttattttttattttagttttcaaaatgACTTAATGATTTTGAGCCGGGTGTCAAGTCGAATACTACATTCTCGCACGGAACAAGTGTTGTGCACGCGGATGTCCACGTGACTGGCTTTTGAAAAAGTGATCACGTCGCCGCGTCGTGTGATGTCGTTACCGTTCTTCGTTCGTTCGTCTGAGTACCAAAACACCCACCTGTATGTGCACTTGTTGAGTGCAACAGGTTATTGATCACTGATCAGCCTAAGAGAGAATAAAGTTCAAGTATACAATGTATAATATCCTCCTCTCACCAGGCGGCGGACATGTTGGCGCGCGCCGCACACGCGCACGGCAAGATGTACTCCCACAAGCGGCGCCGCGCCACCAAGCCTGCGCCCTCCACCTCCACGTCCGCCTCGGGCTCCACTGAAGAAGCACGCGATACTTCGCCAcaggtaatttaaaaaagactgACTGTATCTACAAACCTAACTATCTAAAAGTACTAGGTACCTGCTTAACAAAATTCTGTAATACCGAGTATCTTCAATAATTTCTATGTTGAATGTTTCAGGATACATCGAGCGAATCGCCGCGGCATCACCACTACGACAAGCCGCCTCCGCCTACGCAGTTCGTGCCTGTATTCGCACTCAATGCTCTCGGTGAGTTTCTGTTCTCTTCACGACTACCAGAAAATTctagaaatgtaattaatttaacttaacgtTTATTAACTTTGTTCTTATGTGCAGGAAAATACTACGTCCCGCTAAGCGTCGACTACTCGTGTCTTTCGAGACACCTCGGGCCATATGATGTCCTCGATGCGAGGGCCGTGCATCTCGCCGCACCGCTGCATCCTGTCACGATACACGTAAATTTTCAACCGTGTCTCAACTACCATCTCAAACGTGAACCAAACGATCGAGAGTGGCGAGCTGTGTAAACCAAATGACTCATATCCAGTGCCTAAAAAACATTACCTCTTGAGCGccatattgaaataaaattggcGCCAAATTTAAATGTGACAGCTAATTTATCAACATCATCGAGagcaattttattgaaaaaccaTTTTAACTAAAACTGCATCTAAAATGTCATGAGCCTTTAGAAATAGCAAAGCTATTTCGTCATCtaaatttttctatttttgtaagtaaaacaGCTGAATATTTTTGAGATTACTTATTTAGAATGTCGTTGTAGGACTTTCTtctcaaaaaattcaaaatcaatgaCCTTTGTGATGAAAACGTACTATCACGAATGTAGATTAACTAAACGTCCTTGAaattaaaaccttatttaaaaggtatattattatttgcttgtTTTCACGCTACTTCGGTTTGGATTCAagaatatcatttattattttaaatcttcgGCTGTTCTAGTCAAGTGCAAGTCAAACTGAAGTCTAATAATGTACATTAAAGCAAACAAAGCTGTTACAAATGTAAATACACTTAATGATAAATACCTTATCGacgataaaatatttagtaataaatatttcgtttatgGGCATAATTTGTGTGAAAGAACATTATATTAAGTTTATCTATGAACACACGATACGCCTAAAGAAGACGAAGCTCTGTGAGTGATCGATGGACTACGGACGGTGTGGACAATATTTCAGTGTTCTTAGTTATGGCTGTGATATGTAAAAGTAGTCGAGAAACAACTGATAGTTGCGGTGCGTTATCA
The genomic region above belongs to Anticarsia gemmatalis isolate Benzon Research Colony breed Stoneville strain chromosome 5, ilAntGemm2 primary, whole genome shotgun sequence and contains:
- the cwo gene encoding transcription factor cwo isoform X2 gives rise to the protein METRHYWEENGPTVKYDNYNSNDGFGRVGGDQLNFAAPSEDEAEYPTGAYLKKGKQDPMSHRIIEKRRRDRMNNCLADLSRLIPPEYLKKGRGRVEKTEIIEMAIRHLKFLQERANAAERQLGEEHFRAGYQDAVAEVLRFLVEVQGYGPGDGLCAQLAAHMQRHCDAVTKGESVPRDKSRSQGSGSETASSSSSSHGYASAPPGVIAQAPPPAPPAFVTEPYDDRHPEQNYPMECDRVSVPQTPAVPEGESLPEAEPLPLDGRRKREPTLRAVRKPEHTEDYLHSYKFKNSIERRFSRSQDNEAADMLARAAHAHGKMYSHKRRRATKPAPSTSTSASGSTEEARDTSPQDTSSESPRHHHYDKPPPPTQFVPVFALNALGKYYVPLSVDYSCLSRHLGPYDVLDARAVHLAAPLHPVTIHVNFQPCLNYHLKREPNDREWRAV
- the cwo gene encoding transcription factor cwo isoform X1 produces the protein MNVLLTPFSRADPCVRVSDHLPGLLAYNSNDGFGRVGGDQLNFAAPSEDEAEYPTGAYLKKGKQDPMSHRIIEKRRRDRMNNCLADLSRLIPPEYLKKGRGRVEKTEIIEMAIRHLKFLQERANAAERQLGEEHFRAGYQDAVAEVLRFLVEVQGYGPGDGLCAQLAAHMQRHCDAVTKGESVPRDKSRSQGSGSETASSSSSSHGYASAPPGVIAQAPPPAPPAFVTEPYDDRHPEQNYPMECDRVSVPQTPAVPEGESLPEAEPLPLDGRRKREPTLRAVRKPEHTEDYLHSYKFKNSIERRFSRSQDNEAADMLARAAHAHGKMYSHKRRRATKPAPSTSTSASGSTEEARDTSPQDTSSESPRHHHYDKPPPPTQFVPVFALNALGKYYVPLSVDYSCLSRHLGPYDVLDARAVHLAAPLHPVTIHVNFQPCLNYHLKREPNDREWRAV